The stretch of DNA cttCAAGTTGTCATGAATCCGACGAAAGCTCTCTTTATACTGTGcgtccggtacacgtactccacgtgTTCAAACAACGTGACCTGAGATGTAGTTTCGACCTCCGCGCAGTTGATGagatcgatctgcatgagtaatgggaagcagagtaatattattatctattttttaaaaaaaagatttaataattgaagttgcgaaagacgtaccgcgccacgctgcgcctgatcacggtacaagggatacgtgtccgagatggtcggcgGATATtgatgctccgcgtcatcaatacatgaaagagtgacgtacggacgcgtgcgagtgaggtaccaacggaggtatgcgccgtaagacgcctctgcgtgtggctgcggctcgtcccacacatcgtcacgtGCGTCTAGCTACCCTCCTACGTACTCCTACAGCTTGACAATCCAGTTGACTTCGTTGGCATGATATaccctgcgcgaatatctgttgcaaacaTTTGGAAGACAACATTATTTCATGATAACAGTTATATAATTATTAGAaaacgagttatcacaaacttactcgtgtacgctgcgcggcacggcctggaacgctcgcGGTAGGAGAGGGAAGTGCTGTCGTCACCCAaactgcctcatcactcgctcgacgcagtacggctccacgacaatatcgaacactaggttcgccttgtgagccagtacgcctcgtcacgcgtgcagagggagGACAACCCGTGCGGCGCATGTGTGTGGACAGCCGCACCTGTGTAcggggtccagatgacatcctgtggctgcaaccgatcaaattcggacacaaactgcgggtatgcttttcggacctaccgatgtgcccagctcatctgcgAAATTACACAACTGCGTCGGTACTTGCATATACAGAAATGTGCAACAGTAAAATAAAgagcttacccgtcgatcggtccaaagcgaacccatcgtggggctgtCCTCGTGCCATAGCCCATACATCTCGTGCGGATAAGGCTTctcgctgattagggggcgtgctatggcgaatcgctcgtacgaccatagctgcagcagaagtggacAGCCTGTGACgacggcggtcctctccgtcttggAACAGGCCTGGTAAAGgcctcggtacgtggcagcaagcattgccgatccccagctccacccagatgcctggcccggctccgcatccgcaatcgtGCGCGCGTACTGGATGAGAACCTTGTCCACATAGTTGCCGCTAGAGTTGCAAAAAAGAGcccagccgaacaaccacaggagatatgcctccaggcagcgcgacacctcgtacggcccagccagagggtggaCATCCTGaacctgaaatatatttgttcaatgcttagaggtagtcacatatgattcaattaaattaattaaaaataattgTACGTACCCTATACTGTATTACCCAACCCTTGATGGGGCCGGGCGCGTCAGGTACGTCCAAAAAATATGGTGGGTTCActggagcaaaccgctcctgaagctccgccctccaggtaggtggcacggcaaccgggccaacagcttcacctgcaatgggaagcccgaacagatacgacacgtcctgcaacgtgggggccatctccccgcacagcaagtggaacgtgtgcgtctccggacgccagctgtccgccaacgccgcaagtagagagcggtcgaGCTGCATCTacttcttggcgccaccgtcttggccgtcgctGGCCTGAAGCATATGTGCGAGTGgtagcaaaccagcctcacgtaacctatATATTTTGCACTATGGTTACAATTGTCGTACAAGCAATACATTCATTCCATAAAAAAATACAacgtatcacctgtcaagccagcggttgTCCAGGTGCAATAACTcttttgctacacgagggcgcaactcgtgaagctgctGCCCTTCTACCGCTGCCACGTACGACCTATGCCGTTCGTCGCTGTTCGCGTCAAGAAGCTCCGGTGTCTGTGCCATATCTGCAtaaaaaatataactaccctaagaaatatttctaaaaacaattgaaaatactaaaaactatttaaaatataactaccgTAACAAATATTTcaaaaaactattaaaaatactaaaaactattcaaaatataactactctaagaaatagTTCTAAAAACCATTCAAAATACTAAaatctattcaaaatataactaccctaagaaatatctCTAAAAACAACTGAAAATACTAAatactattcaaaatataactaccctaagaaatatttctaaaaataattgaaaaaactaaaaactattcaaaatataactaccctaagaaatatttctaaaaaatattgaaaatactaaaacctattcaaaatataactgcCCTAAGAAATagttctaaaaactattcaaaatactaaaatctattcaaaatataactaccctaagaaatatttctaaaaactattggaAATACTaaaaaatattcaaaatataactaccctaagaaatattcctaaaaactattcaaaatataactaccctaagaaatatttcttagatttaattattttcaagtaattatacgattagaacgagaatatatctccaaaccgacgtgtgaacagggcttcgccgcttcctctcctctcttcctctcctccctttcttttttctgatttttgctgaataatatGAGAATTTGGGGGTAGTTGAGGGCTTATATAGTGGTAGTGGAACGTCCCGCCTCTCCCGCCCATTGGACGGGCGGgatgccgccgcggccgcgttaggagcctcttcgcgaataagaaaaaatatttcttatttgcgaagaggccctcgggaggggtctGGGAAAAATtttgggacctcccgcccgttggatgggcgggaggtctccggccccacgcctcccgcccgttgatcgggcggagacacccatttttcgaaaatttGCAAAAcgggcacccctttttcgaatttaatttttttaatcctttttaaaaaaaattcctgTTAGACGCAACGCACGTGACTGGAGTTCGTCGTAGAAGTGGGTTGGCGCAAGAGCTGGTTGTTTGTTGGGCCGATATTTAGATGGCCCATGTTGATTCTTCACGGTCGCGTGAAGCAGGAGCGAGATGAACGGCGGGAGAACTGCGAAGCTttccctttttttcttttttccaccAGTTCGATAGTAAAAATGATACAAGGTTAAAGTTTGAACAGcgtaatttaaattttgaatCTACCTGCGCGCGAGTACTGGTCCGTTGTGCGAACATATATTTTTGTATTCCGCGTCTTTTAAATTTTTTGATTATTTCAATTACAAGATTGAATAAATAGAATTGAACTGAGAACAAATGAAACCACGGTACGTGATTGATTCACGAATGCATAAGAAATACTCCAGTAGATTAGACTAGATAGGTTCAGCAACCAGTACATATAGAATGATGAATTTTTTGGTTGAAACTTTAGAGCAAGTTTGATTCACAGTTGCTAGGTTTAAATATTATCTTGGACGAAATAGTATTGTAGTACAATCTTCAAAAGGCAATCTGTGGGACTTTAGACTTTATTATTGTGTGCAACAAAATATTTATTTATAGAAACAAAAAAAATTGTTTGATACAGATAAATGTAGTTGTTATCTTCGAACATATTTTGAACAATATAGGaataaaaagaaataaaaaatgtTTAATACAAACAAATGTATATTCGTTAATTTTGAACACTCGAGGAACTAAATGAAAAATATTTGTTTCCGTGTAACAAAATGTTAGCAATATAGGAAAACTTAAAAAATGTTTAATGCAAATAAATCAACTTTTGTTGCCATGGAACAAAAAATCTATTTACTTGGAACAAAATGAGTACCTTTTCTTGAATAAAAAATTGAACACTATAGGAAACAAAAAATAATATTAGTTTCAAAGGAACAAATACTTTATAAACAATCATGATTTGTTAAATATGGACAAGTAAACCGTGGAGGAACAAAAATTTAATTTTGTTTATGATGACTTTAAAATATTGTTGGTTTGGAACAAAAACTATTTGTTTACTAGAGACAAATATTTTAGAAATAGAAAGaataaaagaaagaaaagaaaaaaatgagAAAGAGAAAAGTAAACTGGAAACGTACCAAATATGTGCTGCAAACGCTCACGTTATCAGGATAGTTGAAGTAGCGGGGACGCACATGCGCAGCTAATTAGATGACGTGGGCCGGAGAGAATAGACAGGCTCGGAGCATCTCAAACCATGAGTTCTATAATTTGTATTAGGGACATATTTGATGTGTTTAGGGGAAAAAAGCTTATACTCCAACAGCGGGGTCTCAAATCATGTCATTTATAACTAATTAGGGAAAGATTGGAGCAGAGGCATTGGGGAAAGAAGTCTCTATCAGTTAGATTTCATGGCAAAAGGGAGATAGGACCCGACTAATTGAGTCGTGTATCTAGGACCCGGAAGACTAAGTCCTAAATTGATTTGCCAGTTTTTTATAAAATAGTACTCCTGTTGGAGGCTATTTTTTTCAATTAAACCCTGTATGACCCAATTTAGAAATCGTATTGTACTGCTCTAACCGCTTCTGCGATGGCATGGATCGCACCCGCGTGAGCGACCCTGAACATTAGCGGAGAAGGGACCCAAGACAGCTGAACGGCTCATCATCGTCAGCAAGGAAGCAAGTATCTGTACTCCTGGAGTCCTGGTCGACTAGCTGAACGACACTCTGGCCTTGCCTGCCAGGCGATCGGGATGTTTGCACAAAATGGCCGGGCGTTGACTTGAGCAATCTCAAGTCATTGACCCAACATCTCACCTCAACCAGCCTAGCTGCCCTGCCTAGCTTAAAAAAAATTATCACAAGCTCAGTGAACTGCAGATCACATGGTTGCTCCTCCAATCAAATGCAAGACATCATGTCAAAACATTACATGCTCATCATGTAAACTAATAATCCAATGGCGCAGTAATTTCTAACATAGACACAAATGCAGAAACTATAATCTCCAACCCCAACAGTAGCAATCTCCAACCAATAATAGAAGGGTACTCGACTCCAATCGTCAGTACTTGACCCAGCACCGGTCGCCGGAGCCAAGAACGCCGAGGCCGCCCGGCGCCCGCGGGACCGGGATGCTCACCGCGCACCACACCCTGGGCTTCTGCCGTATCTTGAAGCTCCCGAACACGTACCTCACCCGCACGCCGACGCTCAGCTCCAGGCCCAGCGACGCCGCGGCCTTCACCTCGCCCTCCAGCTCCGCCGAGACGCCCTCGGGGACGGCGACGCCCTTGCCGTCGAACTCCAGGCGCACCGGCTGGGCGGTCCTCCTGCGCTGGTAGAACTCGGCgggggacgcggcggcggcggccgggccgaGGACGGCGCCGCGGTACAGGAGCTCGGCGCCGATGGCGTCGTAGTAGATGTTGACGCGCTTGCTGGGGTTGTAGAGGCTCAGGTTCACGGCGACGTGGTAGGTGATGACCGCGGCCGGGGAGGAGGCGTTGGAGACGGCGAGGTTGGAGAGCTCGGCGTACTCGACGGTGGCGCGTATCTGGTGCGGCTGGAAGATGGCCCAGTAGATGAGCACGACGAAGCCGAGGGAGATGAGCAGGGTGCAGCAGCTGCCGCAGCACGTCTTCTTGCGGGTGTTGCCGCCGCTGCCGGACATGGCGGGCAGGAGGAGGACGGGGAGCTTGCGGCTGCCTCGCTGGCTGGAGTTGTTGGTCAacggggagaggagagggaggtaGGTAGCTGGTTCCTGTGAGCTGCGATTTGGCTTTTTGGGCGAGTTGTGATGACTTGGCCTCTTGGGATATGTACTACTTGAACTGATGATGGTTCGGAGATGAGCATACagtaagattttttttttcagaagCGCGTGCACGTATGTTTTTTTGTGTGTTTTCGGCCCAAAcatttgaaaaaaaaactctTACGGCTAGCGAGAGTTCCCAAAGTTTAATTAAAAAGTGTGTCAAAGGCGACAGTTTTTGGTTTCCAAATGTGTAATCCTCTTATTAGCAAATGATTAAGAGATGTGTAGCGACATGCAAGACTAACGGATAATATGATCTTAGTTATCGTTGTCAGACACATTGAAGTAGTAATTATTTAAGAAATCGAGTTTAGGGATAGGGCTAGCATCTTGGCTACATCATTTTTGGGTCCATAAAATAGAACTATCATATCAATAGACCATGACCATCAACCCTTGGGTCCAGTTTATCTATCTATTTATTGGTTACGAGCCCTGTTTCTTGGCTGCTTCGGGACGTGACTGAACGAAAAAATGCGTGTGCTGCAAGCCTGCAACCACCCAACCCAACCGCATTGGAGAAGACTTGGGGCCGGCGTGCTCAGGTCTTCGAACCAGCGCCCAGCCGCGTAGGCGGGGCCATGGCCGAGACGCGTCGCTCGGGGAGCCCAACACGTCTGATGCAGGTAAATTCGCGTGGAATTCCCGCGCGCGCGACGCCGCCGGCCGTAGAGGCAGCCCCAACGTGCCAGCCGGCGAgcccgcgccgtcgccgtcgccttcGCGCACGGCGAGTTGTCGGGGACCGATGGGGACGTCCGTGCACCGGACTGACATGTCCTATTCCTGTACTGGCCGGAACAACTGCGTGGATGGCGAGTACGTCTATAGTTGACTAAATGGGTCGGGTTAAATTGGCGGTCCAAAGCACGGTCGGAAAAAGCATGGCCAGGCACGATTGCCACAGTGTCTGGCTGGCACGACACTATCGAGCGAGCGGGTTATGCTTGGGCAGCCACCCCAACCTCCATAGCTCCCCTTCCTCAATCGGATTAAACCATACCCACAACCTCTCATTCTTCCCATTTCACGCCGCCCGCCTGAACCCCTCTCTCTTGCCTCCTGCTTCGCAATCCCGTGGCTCAAGCGCGGGCGCGCCAGCTCCCCTCCCCTTCTTTGTCTCGCCCCTCCCCAGCTGCCGCTTCCCAGCCGCCGGTAACTTCCCCCTCGCTGGGTAGGGGAGGATGGTGGCGAGTGGCCGATCCATGGACGCTGGATGGAGCCGCGGAGATTGCGGCGGAGCACGAGGCGCGCGGGGAGGCCGAGATCGCTCGTCGTCGGACCATGTCAAGATGGGCTCGCGCCCTGCCGGACCGGCCAGCCCGTTTGGCAATATATAAGTATGTCTGCGCTCGGGCTACA from Panicum hallii strain FIL2 chromosome 3, PHallii_v3.1, whole genome shotgun sequence encodes:
- the LOC112886682 gene encoding NDR1/HIN1-like protein 10, which translates into the protein MSGSGGNTRKKTCCGSCCTLLISLGFVVLIYWAIFQPHQIRATVEYAELSNLAVSNASSPAAVITYHVAVNLSLYNPSKRVNIYYDAIGAELLYRGAVLGPAAAAASPAEFYQRRRTAQPVRLEFDGKGVAVPEGVSAELEGEVKAAASLGLELSVGVRVRYVFGSFKIRQKPRVWCAVSIPVPRAPGGLGVLGSGDRCWVKY